In Amia ocellicauda isolate fAmiCal2 chromosome 5, fAmiCal2.hap1, whole genome shotgun sequence, a genomic segment contains:
- the phlda3 gene encoding pleckstrin homology-like domain family A member 3, translating into MNAQKVMKEGFLEKRSNGLLQLWKKKRCVLTEDGLRLYPWKRSGAGAGAVQAGPGSAPPAKAKELRFERMATVDCVEYKRGLVYFTIVMAGGKEIDFRCQQEGTAWNAEVALALVRFKNLLAVQTGRTGHLSHLGSTGEDEAPES; encoded by the coding sequence ATGAATGCACAGAAAGTCATGAAGGAGGGGTTCCTGGAGAAGAGGAGCAACGGGCTGCTGCAGCTGTGGAAGAAGAAGCGCTGCGTCCTGACGGAGGACGGGCTCCGGCTGTACCCGTGGAAGCGCagcggggccggggccggggccgtcCAGGCGGGTCCGGGCTCCGCTCCGCCGGCCAAAGCCAAGGAACTGCGCTTCGAAAGGATGGCAACGGTGGACTGTGTCGAGTACAAGCGGGGGCTGGTTTACTTCACCATTGTGATGGCGGGGGGCAAAGAGATCGACTTCAGGTGCCAGCAGGAGGGCACCGCCTGGAACGCCGAGGTGGCGCTGGCGCTGGTGCGCTTCAAGAACCTGCTGGCCGTGCAGACCGGCCGCACCGGGCACCTCTCACACCTGGGCAGCACCGGGGAGGACGAGGCGCCCGAGTCGTGA
- the csrp1a gene encoding cysteine and glycine-rich protein 1a, translated as MPFGGGNKCGLCQKTVYFAEEMQCDGKSFHKSCFLCMVCKKNLDSTTVAVHGDEIFCKACYGKKHGPKGYGYGQGAGTLSMDKGEGLGIKSEDPMPHRPTTNPNPSKFAQKLGNSEVCPRCSKSVYAAEKVVGAGNAWHKSCFRCAKCGKGLESTTLADKDGEIYCKACYAKNFGPKGFGFGQGAGALAHSQ; from the exons ATGCCTTTTGGGGGAGGAAATAAGTGTGGCCTGTGCCAGAAGACGGTGTATTTTGCCGAGGAAATGCAGTGTGATGGCAAGAGCTTCCACAAGTCATGCTTTCTGTGCA TGGTGTGTAAGAAAAACCTGGACAGCACAACTGTGGCAGTTCATGGAGACGAAATCTTTTGCAAGGCTTGCTATGGCAAGAAACATGGACCAAAAGGCTATGGTTATGGACAGGGCGCGGGTACACTGAGCATGGACAAAGGGGAAGGCCTGGGTATCAAATCTGAAGA CCCTATGCCCCACCGCCCCACCACCAACCCCAACCCTTCGAAATTTGCTCAGAAGCTGGGGAACTCCGAGGTGTGCCCACGCTGCAGCAAGTCGGTCTACGCAGCAGAGAAAGTAGTCGGAGCTGGAAAT GCCTGGCACAAGAGCTGCTTCCGCTGTGCAAAATGTGGGAAGGGCCTGGAGTCCACCACCTTGGCAGACAAGGATGGAGAAATTTACTGCAAAG CTTGCTATGCCAAGAACTTTGGTCCAAAAGGCTTTGGATTCGGGCAGGGTGCAGGGGCACTGGCTCATTCCCAGTAG